The DNA segment CCTCTCCGGGGAACTGAGCACCACTCGCCAGAAAAGCGGCAATGCTGTCGGTGGTACCTGCGTGAACCAGACAAGTCTCTGGAAAGCCATATTGGGTGGCGATCGCCGGACTCACTGAGGCGATCGCGCTGCCTGGTGCGACAACACGCGGCAACCTGACCAGAGCCGACACCGATTCCATCCAGTCGGGATAGCGCAAATCCCCTATGTCATAGCCCAGTTTGAGCGCGTTGTGATAGTCTGTAACGCCCAATTGTTGATGCAACAGAAACCCCAGCCAATCGGCTTGATGCATCAGATAGGGCTTGGAGGTGGGCTGTAGTTCCTGGTTCAACCACAACAGTTTTGCCAGACTAGAGGTGGCACTCACAACGGTGTGGTTCGAGGGTGCGATCGCCCGAACTTGCTCTAACTGGGTTTCTCCACGAGCATCGTTATACAGCAACGGTTCAAATAGGGGGTTGCCGTTGTCGTCACACATTAAAACCGTGGAGGAAGTGCCGTTGATGGCGATCGCCCCAACCCTCCGCCGCACCTCCCGTGGAATTGCCCCAAGCAACTCAAACAGAGTGTTTTGCCAAAGTCCAGCTAGCCCCGTAGATTGAGAAAAATTAAAGTTAGCTTGGGCTTGAATATCGCCTGCGTTGTTGATGGCGATCGCTCGTGCTCCTGACGTGCCAAAGTCAATGCCCAGTGAACAGTGGGTTGTCTCCCTCATACGCCTTCAGTCACACCTCCTCTGGCTCAACTTTTATAGCAGGACTCACTAAGGTTAGAACGGGGTGCAGGGGTGAA comes from the Oscillatoria sp. FACHB-1407 genome and includes:
- a CDS encoding FGGY-family carbohydrate kinase, producing the protein MRETTHCSLGIDFGTSGARAIAINNAGDIQAQANFNFSQSTGLAGLWQNTLFELLGAIPREVRRRVGAIAINGTSSTVLMCDDNGNPLFEPLLYNDARGETQLEQVRAIAPSNHTVVSATSSLAKLLWLNQELQPTSKPYLMHQADWLGFLLHQQLGVTDYHNALKLGYDIGDLRYPDWMESVSALVRLPRVVAPGSAIASVSPAIATQYGFPETCLVHAGTTDSIAAFLASGAQFPGEAVTSLGSTLVLKLLSKVRVDDARRGIYSHRLGDLWLVGGASNTGGAVLRQFFTHEELQHLSQQINPDEQSPLDYYPLVKPGERFPINDPNLLPRLEPRPDRPIEFLHGLLESIARIEATGYKLLQALGATPLTQVYTAGGGAKNTVWSQMRSRHLGVPILPSAHTEAAYGTALLAMGRGRC